From the genome of Winogradskyella forsetii, one region includes:
- the tpx gene encoding thiol peroxidase, which translates to MAHITLGGDPIETIGSLPSTGNKAPDFKLTATDLSNKSISDYEGNRLILNIFPSIDTGTCATSVRTFNEKAAQLDNTKVLCISKDLPFALNRFCGAEGLDNVESLSDFKTGNFGRDYGLTFKTGPLETLLSRCIVVIDKDGTILHTEQVQEIKDEPNYKAALEALK; encoded by the coding sequence ATGGCTCATATAACATTAGGAGGCGATCCTATAGAAACGATAGGAAGTTTACCATCTACTGGGAACAAAGCACCAGATTTTAAACTTACAGCAACGGACTTATCAAATAAATCAATCTCAGATTACGAGGGGAATCGATTGATTCTAAATATCTTTCCGAGTATAGATACTGGTACTTGTGCCACATCGGTAAGGACTTTTAACGAAAAAGCAGCACAATTGGATAACACTAAAGTATTGTGCATCTCAAAAGACCTACCATTTGCATTAAATCGTTTTTGTGGTGCAGAAGGATTGGACAATGTGGAAAGCCTGTCGGATTTTAAAACGGGTAACTTCGGAAGAGATTATGGTTTAACTTTTAAAACTGGGCCTTTGGAAACATTATTATCACGTTGCATAGTGGTCATTGATAAAGATGGCACAATTTTACACACCGAACAAGTTCAAGAAATTAAGGATGAGCCGAATTACAAAGCTGCCTTAGAAGCTTTGAAATGA
- a CDS encoding diacylglycerol kinase family protein, which translates to MQKKDSFLINRLKSIGFAFKGMLILIKSEASIQVQLFIAIAVTIAGFYFEISTNEWLIQLTMIGLVMSLEAMNTAVEHIANFIHPEYHIKIGLIKDVAAGAVFIASVIAVIVAGIIYFPKFS; encoded by the coding sequence ATGCAAAAAAAAGATTCCTTCCTTATTAACAGACTCAAAAGTATCGGTTTTGCTTTTAAGGGCATGCTAATACTTATTAAATCAGAAGCCAGCATACAAGTCCAATTGTTTATAGCGATTGCAGTGACTATTGCTGGCTTTTATTTTGAAATTTCAACGAATGAATGGCTTATACAACTTACAATGATAGGTTTGGTAATGAGCTTAGAAGCTATGAATACGGCTGTTGAACATATAGCTAATTTTATTCATCCTGAGTACCATATAAAAATAGGACTCATAAAGGATGTTGCTGCTGGTGCTGTTTTTATTGCTTCAGTGATTGCTGTAATTGTTGCTGGTATTATTTATTTCCCGAAATTTAGTTAG
- a CDS encoding M15 family metallopeptidase produces MKKLIVLYMLSLITFGCEKQVKSVHHVLKINGRLGQLEIKNSEDYYRAKAFVLGKFSYKGDIKFTKVKSIHSAKTLYLDNEVYDAFTKMFEAAKKANVSLKIISGTRNFDEQKAIWERKWNAYSNLEPIERSKKILEFSSMPSTSRHHWGTDMDLNSLNNSYFSSGEGQYEYNWLTNNANKFGFYQTYTTKENGRKGYNLEKWHWSYLPLASQYLKFYNYNISYVDINGFTGDTLAIPNKMITHYVNGLSKKVIEYNK; encoded by the coding sequence ATGAAGAAACTTATCGTGTTATACATGCTTTCATTAATAACTTTTGGTTGTGAAAAGCAAGTAAAATCAGTTCACCATGTTCTTAAAATTAATGGCCGTTTAGGTCAACTAGAAATTAAAAACTCTGAAGATTACTATAGAGCCAAAGCCTTTGTTTTGGGTAAGTTTAGTTATAAAGGCGATATTAAGTTTACCAAAGTAAAATCTATTCATTCAGCCAAAACATTGTATTTGGATAATGAAGTTTATGACGCTTTTACAAAAATGTTTGAAGCTGCAAAAAAGGCGAATGTGTCACTTAAAATAATTTCTGGAACCCGAAATTTTGATGAACAAAAAGCCATTTGGGAACGTAAATGGAATGCGTATAGCAACTTAGAACCAATTGAACGCTCGAAAAAGATTTTGGAATTTAGTTCTATGCCTTCCACATCGCGACATCATTGGGGAACAGACATGGATTTAAATAGTTTAAACAATTCGTATTTTAGCAGCGGAGAAGGACAGTACGAATATAATTGGCTAACGAATAATGCTAATAAGTTTGGTTTTTACCAAACGTATACGACGAAAGAAAATGGTAGAAAGGGTTATAATTTAGAAAAATGGCATTGGTCATATTTACCTTTGGCAAGTCAATATTTAAAATTTTATAATTATAATATCAGTTATGTTGACATTAATGGCTTTACAGGCGATACATTAGCGATACCGAACAAAATGATAACTCATTATGTTAATGGTTTATCAAAAAAAGTAATAGAATACAATAAATGA
- a CDS encoding FtsK/SpoIIIE family DNA translocase codes for MAKKAKKNLSDSKAGKTTTKAKPKAKAKTKLKKPSFKLSSQQKLIFGSFLIMVGVLLFISFLSFVFTGKEDQSVLNNFPERSDEYKNWASQLGAWVSEFFITKGFGLPSFIFAGLLFLSGVYVTLNLNKIKLRKHWIWGTLIVIWLSILFGFFAHKYDLLGGTIGFEMNQFFQDYIGKAGTILLLIFGLIAYLAIRFKVTGATFVNSFKRAKKSIKEDLQSENTTTEPTVALDNSLTEEAEAIKSAFEIPLDEAEPTISHHSKPNSKTEVKAEKLKMEVTEKPEEETVDEPELTMEVETVEEEKSESDNLADKLVEDFGQFDPTLELGKYQFPTLDLLKKYENEGISIDQEELEENKNRIVETLSNYKIGITSIKATIGPTVTLYEIVPDAGIRISKIKNLEDDIALSLAALGIRIIAPIPGKGTIGIEVPNKNSTIVSMRSVIASQKFQKSNMELPIAFGKTISNETFVVDLAKMPHMLMAGATGQGKSVGLNAVLTSLLYKKHPAEVKFVLVDPKKVELTLFNKIERHYLAKLPDSEDAIITDNTKVINTLNSLCIEMDNRYEMLKNAFCRNIAEYNAKFKARKLNPNDGHAFLPYIVLVVDEFADLIMTAGKEVETPIARLAQLARAIGIHLIIATQRPSVNVITGIIKANFPARIAFRVTSKIDSRTILDGSGADQLIGRGDMLYTQGNELIRIQCAFVDTPEVEKITEFIGSQKAYPDAHLLPEYVGEEGGTNLDVDISDRDKLFRDAAELIVTAQQGSASLLQRKLKLGYNRAGRIIDQLEAAGIVGNFEGSKARQVLVPDLASLDQLLENEQL; via the coding sequence ATGGCAAAAAAAGCAAAAAAAAACCTGTCTGACAGTAAGGCAGGGAAAACCACAACTAAGGCGAAGCCAAAAGCAAAAGCAAAAACGAAATTAAAAAAGCCTTCGTTTAAACTTTCTAGCCAGCAGAAACTCATTTTTGGTAGTTTCCTTATAATGGTTGGTGTACTCCTTTTTATATCCTTTCTGTCTTTTGTTTTTACAGGCAAGGAAGATCAAAGTGTGCTCAATAATTTCCCAGAACGTTCCGATGAATATAAAAACTGGGCAAGTCAACTTGGCGCTTGGGTCAGTGAATTTTTTATCACCAAAGGTTTTGGTTTACCGTCTTTTATTTTTGCAGGATTACTGTTTCTTTCTGGAGTTTATGTCACTTTAAATTTAAACAAGATAAAGCTAAGAAAACATTGGATTTGGGGAACACTAATCGTGATCTGGTTATCCATTCTTTTCGGATTTTTTGCGCATAAATACGATTTACTTGGCGGCACAATTGGTTTTGAGATGAATCAGTTCTTTCAAGACTACATTGGCAAAGCCGGCACCATCTTGCTATTAATTTTTGGACTTATTGCTTATTTGGCCATTCGATTCAAGGTTACAGGAGCCACGTTTGTCAATAGTTTTAAACGCGCAAAAAAATCGATAAAAGAAGATTTACAATCCGAAAACACTACCACTGAGCCCACAGTAGCTTTAGACAACAGTTTAACTGAAGAAGCAGAAGCTATTAAATCTGCCTTTGAGATTCCATTGGATGAGGCCGAACCAACCATTAGTCATCATTCTAAACCAAATTCAAAAACAGAAGTTAAGGCTGAAAAGCTAAAAATGGAAGTTACCGAAAAGCCCGAGGAAGAAACGGTTGACGAACCAGAATTAACTATGGAGGTAGAAACGGTTGAAGAAGAAAAGTCTGAATCCGATAATTTAGCCGATAAATTAGTGGAAGATTTTGGGCAATTTGATCCTACGCTAGAGTTAGGTAAATATCAATTCCCGACCTTGGATCTGTTAAAAAAATATGAGAACGAAGGCATTTCCATTGACCAAGAAGAGCTCGAAGAAAATAAAAACCGAATTGTTGAAACCTTAAGTAATTACAAAATTGGTATCACAAGTATTAAAGCCACTATTGGACCAACGGTTACGCTATATGAGATTGTTCCAGATGCTGGAATTCGAATTTCAAAAATTAAGAATTTAGAAGATGATATTGCTTTATCACTAGCTGCATTGGGTATTAGAATCATTGCTCCTATTCCAGGAAAAGGAACGATCGGTATTGAGGTACCAAATAAAAATTCGACCATTGTATCCATGCGTTCAGTTATTGCATCTCAGAAATTCCAAAAATCTAACATGGAGCTTCCAATTGCTTTTGGTAAGACTATAAGCAACGAAACCTTTGTGGTCGATTTAGCTAAAATGCCACACATGCTTATGGCAGGTGCTACAGGGCAAGGTAAATCTGTCGGGTTAAATGCTGTATTAACGTCCTTACTCTATAAAAAACATCCTGCTGAAGTAAAATTTGTATTGGTCGATCCTAAAAAAGTGGAATTGACGCTTTTCAATAAAATTGAACGCCATTATTTAGCAAAACTACCTGATAGCGAAGATGCTATTATAACGGATAACACTAAAGTTATCAATACGCTGAATTCACTTTGTATTGAAATGGACAACCGCTACGAAATGCTTAAAAATGCTTTTTGTAGAAATATTGCAGAATACAACGCTAAATTTAAAGCTAGAAAATTAAACCCAAATGATGGTCACGCCTTTTTACCTTACATAGTTTTGGTGGTCGATGAGTTTGCTGATTTAATTATGACGGCTGGTAAAGAGGTTGAAACACCAATTGCAAGATTAGCACAATTAGCACGAGCGATAGGAATACATTTGATTATTGCGACACAACGCCCTTCTGTAAATGTCATTACAGGTATTATCAAAGCCAATTTCCCGGCTCGTATCGCTTTTAGGGTCACAAGCAAAATAGATTCACGAACCATTTTAGATGGCTCTGGAGCCGATCAATTGATTGGACGCGGTGATATGCTATACACTCAGGGTAATGAACTTATAAGAATACAATGTGCCTTTGTGGACACACCAGAAGTTGAGAAAATAACAGAATTTATTGGTTCACAAAAAGCATATCCTGATGCACATTTATTGCCAGAATATGTTGGCGAAGAAGGTGGCACAAATCTTGATGTAGACATATCCGACAGAGATAAACTCTTTAGGGATGCCGCAGAACTTATTGTTACAGCACAACAAGGTTCGGCATCTTTATTGCAAAGAAAGTTGAAATTGGGTTACAACAGAGCAGGTAGAATAATCGATCAATTAGAAGCAGCTGGTATTGTAGGTAATTTTGAAGGTAGTAAGGCACGCCAAGTTTTGGTTCCGGATTTAGCCTCTTTAGATCAATTGCTGGAGAATGAACAGTTGTAG
- a CDS encoding LolA family protein, translating into MKNLIVLACIALGFNAFAQSDAKAENLLNEVSSKIKNYKNISLDFKYELNNISENISQETRGDVVIEGEKYKLNILGVTRIYDGKTLYTISPEDEEVTISSNNTEDESTITPSEMLSFYEDGYTFKMDIVQTVKGRKIQYVKLLPMDTNSEIKHVLLGIDATTKHIYNLIEVGKNGTKTTLTVNSFKTDEPISKTLFTFDKSKYSDYFINKID; encoded by the coding sequence ATGAAAAATTTAATAGTATTAGCATGTATTGCACTAGGATTTAACGCATTTGCTCAGAGCGATGCCAAAGCCGAGAACTTATTAAACGAAGTGAGTTCTAAAATTAAAAACTATAAAAATATCAGTTTAGACTTTAAATATGAATTAAATAATATAAGCGAAAATATTAGTCAAGAAACGCGTGGAGATGTCGTAATTGAAGGCGAAAAATATAAACTTAATATTTTGGGAGTCACGCGTATATACGATGGTAAAACGTTGTACACCATTAGTCCAGAAGATGAAGAAGTGACTATTTCTTCAAACAATACAGAAGATGAAAGCACCATCACACCAAGTGAAATGCTATCATTCTATGAAGATGGTTATACCTTTAAAATGGATATTGTACAAACTGTAAAGGGCCGAAAAATTCAATATGTAAAACTATTGCCTATGGATACCAATTCTGAAATTAAACATGTTTTACTTGGGATTGATGCCACTACAAAACATATCTATAATTTAATTGAAGTTGGGAAAAACGGAACGAAAACAACATTAACTGTTAATTCTTTTAAAACCGATGAACCCATCTCAAAAACCTTATTTACATTTGACAAAAGTAAATACAGCGATTACTTTATTAATAAAATTGATTAA
- a CDS encoding LptF/LptG family permease: MKILDRYILITFLRTFFSVFIIFMFIFILQGVWLYIAELAGKDLDITVTAKFILYYMPKLIPLVVPLTVLLSSIMVFGNFAENYEFAAMKSTGISLQRAMRSLSVFIVALGIATFFFANNVIPWGEYNFYNLRRNIAKVKPALAIAEGQFNEIGNINIKVEEKSGDRGQFLKGVVIHKKNNTRTGNYTVIVAEEGELKSSIDSNILQLELSNGNYYEEIVNKDSRQNVNQPHVKSYFDNYTFNVDLELLNTEDLDEKNHSDRYNMYNVTQLNDVIDTLKNKKTDDYFNLSKTLNNRSTFSSLNTNIDTTKTDSIYNGKDILELYNISQKVQIINLAINSSNSTRQILDSNKRSLEQKDIRLNKHIIVFHDKFVLALACIILFFVGAPLGALIRKGGLGLPMVIAIVLFLTYHFFGIFTKNSAEKGSFSPVIGAWLSTAVMLPLSIYLTTRATNDKGVFQFDFIIVPLKRLFSSKNKFQLSESDTKTYNYYKRYSIEELIEIIKKQEEFDLDKKPKEIALHNLLDRKISLEGLKSEGLEIPDKLIKARVLLRDYKDYSKTSLVSYVVGIVLLVLHLVFKNNKLPEIAESALSLSIIAFIFFVIYVIVDVFKYSKFYKIIDLKGKQNNPLILILTLPLYPLKYIILRNKISQDFYLSCLQNIK, translated from the coding sequence GTGAAAATATTAGATAGGTACATACTTATCACATTCTTAAGGACGTTTTTTAGCGTCTTTATTATATTCATGTTCATCTTTATTTTACAAGGGGTTTGGCTATATATTGCTGAACTTGCCGGTAAGGATTTAGACATAACCGTTACTGCAAAATTTATTTTGTACTATATGCCAAAGCTCATTCCTTTGGTGGTTCCGCTTACGGTGTTGTTGTCCTCTATAATGGTGTTCGGAAACTTTGCAGAAAACTACGAGTTCGCAGCCATGAAATCTACAGGAATCTCGTTGCAACGCGCCATGCGAAGTTTAAGCGTATTTATCGTTGCCTTAGGTATTGCCACATTCTTTTTTGCCAATAATGTGATTCCATGGGGCGAATATAATTTTTATAATTTAAGAAGAAATATTGCCAAGGTCAAACCTGCATTAGCCATTGCAGAAGGTCAATTTAATGAAATAGGTAACATTAATATTAAGGTCGAAGAGAAATCGGGAGATCGAGGTCAATTTCTAAAAGGCGTCGTTATTCATAAAAAAAACAACACGCGTACCGGAAACTACACGGTCATTGTAGCGGAAGAAGGGGAACTTAAAAGTAGTATTGATTCCAATATTCTCCAACTCGAATTATCAAACGGGAATTACTACGAAGAAATTGTAAATAAAGATAGCAGACAGAATGTAAATCAACCACATGTTAAAAGCTATTTTGATAACTACACCTTCAATGTAGATTTAGAATTGTTAAATACCGAAGATCTCGACGAAAAAAATCATAGTGATCGATATAATATGTATAATGTTACTCAGCTAAATGATGTCATTGATACACTTAAAAACAAGAAGACAGACGATTATTTTAACTTATCTAAAACCTTAAATAATAGAAGTACTTTTTCATCATTGAACACAAATATAGATACAACAAAGACGGACTCTATCTATAATGGAAAAGACATTCTTGAACTTTATAACATTAGTCAAAAAGTCCAGATTATAAATTTGGCCATTAATTCTTCAAATAGCACAAGACAGATATTAGACTCTAATAAAAGATCACTTGAACAAAAAGACATACGATTAAATAAACACATTATAGTATTCCATGATAAGTTTGTTTTGGCACTGGCATGTATCATACTATTTTTTGTCGGTGCACCTCTTGGAGCCTTAATCCGCAAAGGAGGCCTTGGCTTGCCAATGGTTATTGCCATTGTATTGTTCTTAACCTATCATTTCTTTGGCATTTTTACTAAAAACAGTGCGGAGAAAGGCAGTTTTAGTCCTGTAATTGGCGCATGGCTTTCTACTGCTGTGATGTTACCTTTGAGTATTTATTTGACCACTCGTGCCACGAACGACAAAGGTGTCTTTCAGTTTGATTTTATTATCGTGCCATTGAAACGTTTATTTAGTTCAAAAAATAAATTTCAACTTTCAGAAAGCGATACCAAGACCTATAATTATTATAAAAGATATTCTATCGAAGAGTTAATAGAAATTATAAAGAAACAAGAAGAATTTGACCTAGATAAAAAACCAAAGGAGATTGCACTTCATAATCTGTTGGATCGAAAAATTTCGCTTGAAGGTTTAAAGTCCGAAGGTTTAGAAATTCCTGATAAACTTATAAAGGCCAGGGTTTTACTAAGAGATTATAAAGATTACTCAAAAACGAGTTTAGTAAGTTATGTCGTCGGTATCGTTTTATTAGTATTGCATTTGGTATTTAAAAACAATAAACTACCTGAAATCGCAGAATCCGCATTGAGTTTGAGTATTATTGCCTTTATCTTTTTTGTCATTTATGTGATTGTCGATGTTTTTAAATATTCAAAATTTTACAAGATTATCGACTTAAAAGGGAAACAGAATAATCCCCTTATTTTAATTTTAACACTTCCACTCTATCCATTAAAGTACATTATTTTGAGAAACAAGATTTCACAAGACTTCTATCTGAGCTGTCTTCAAAATATAAAATAA